From the genome of Populus alba chromosome 10, ASM523922v2, whole genome shotgun sequence, one region includes:
- the LOC118042988 gene encoding uncharacterized protein — MGTKVQCESYFPGYFSMRDLNEDSNSCSWPPFYGDKTFTNGQYYNDYLPRVVADAYPANDKDVVKRTMLKHEAIFRKQLQELHRLYRIQRDLMDEIKRKEPLKNRLPVETSFSSSPLASQVTSEDARKWHIPSFPLANSICARPSVLGVEDIHSPLSSMKGSSAQASPLPSQNGGTSKDVEILESRPSKVRRRMFDLQLPADEYIDTEEGEKLRDENSSYLPSRNHKIAPQNEIILFLGNCGKNNSQVDASRSESCLRSPINVGDLNKPVEVEEANASAHVDPLGCASSQAGSQGHELASKPKQELLGFPKEISANFRYRGDNETLNIPHMQNNANGKCWFPCALDSGHSKNNLKSVSPDLQPEKPTSSQPIQVLFSKTREPPTFFLADQGKIDQLRDRTTCGSELSERNHENANSNYSESVIASHRPSPYPIGPPSDVGKPWCQSVSSWEMPAVSLSQKSMSDQMHQYLNSSATLSRSSLSSTQSHGVFGDQRKYNSNSTSNPSFASEMPNRNGFYHGSSSGSKEPSVHLPSGNYDYWNCASTNNGASEHFINHSSAKFNKSPNCMDLKSARDLNLNALDSSSNKVGIEVIVLDRKHEDHLAALPWLKAKPACKYECTAGMDLNAGGSTFLQSSLNQLSDKSEFGKGPNQIAAQNMKSTKCSNVVETSSIQGGDSSCRTILGFPIFEKPHVPKNEFSSFPSSSLALPQLSEEVEDSKKNMLLDINLPCDPAVPDLAQQTAEEVAVAAKEADTKVANFRFHIDLNSCISDDETSMLSSVPGSSAKVVAGIDLEAPAVPESEENTFSREEKAHELPLQPTEHKAESLTDELIRIAADAIVAISSSGYQNHLDDATCNPPEVSVTDPLHWFVEIVSSCGEDLESKFDAVLRAKDGEDNMETSWEFIDYFESMTLRLIETKEEDYMPKPLVPENLKLEDTGTTTVLTRSRRGQGRRGRQRRDFQRDILPGLGSLSRHEVTEDLQTFGGMMRATGHPWHSGLTRRNSTRNGCARGRRRMQVSPLPLVAASPPCTPLVQQLHNIEVGLEDRNLTGWGKTTRRPRRQRCPAGNPPSHPLT, encoded by the exons ATGGGAACAAAAGTGCAGTGTGAAAGTTACTTCCCAGGATATTTCTCAATGAGGGATCTTAATGAGGATTCTAACAGTTGTAGCTGGCCTCCCTTTTATGGAGATAAAACCTTTACAAATGGGCAGTATTACAATGATTACTTGCCAAGGGTCGTTGCAGATGCCTATCCAGCGAATGATAAGGATGTAGTAAAGCGGACAATGCTTAAGCATGAGGCCATATTCAGGAAACAG CTCCAAGAACTTCACCGTCTATACAGAATACAAAGGGACctaatggatgaaattaaaaggaaagaacCACTTAAAAATCGGTTACCTGTTGAGACATCATTTTCATCAAGCCCCTTAGCTTCTCAGGTTACATCTGAAGATGCTCGGAAATGGCATATCCCTAGTTTCCCATTGGCAAATTCAATATGTGCTAGACCATCTGTGTTGGGTGTTGAAGACATTCATTCTCCTTTGAGCTCTATGAAAGGAAGCAGTGCACAAGCAAGTCCCTTGCCATCCCAAAATGGTGGTACCTCAAAAGATGTGGAGATTCTGGAGTCCAGGCCATCAAAGGTGAGAAGAAGAATGTTTGATCTTCAGCTTCCAGCTGATGAGTACATAGACACAGAAGAAGGGGAAAAATTAAGGGATGAAAATTCAAGTTATCTGCCCAGCAGGAATCATAAAATTGCACCTCAGAatgaaataattctttttcttgGCAATTGTGGGAAGAATAATTCACAAGTAGATGCATCAAGATCTGAATCATGTTTAAGGAGCCCAATTAATGTGGGTGACCTGAACAAGCCTGTTGAGGTTGAAGAGGCAAATGCTTCTGCCCATGTTGATCCTCTAGGCTGCGCCTCCTCCCAAGCAGGGAGCCAAGGGCATGAACTGGCTTCCAAGCCAAAACAAGAGCTTCTAGGTTTCCCCAAGGAAATTTCAGCAAATTTCCGTTACAGGGGTGACAATGAGACTCTCAATATCCCACATATGCAAAATAATGCCAATGGAAAATGCTGGTTTCCTTGTGCACTCGACTCAG GACATAGCAAAAACAACTTGAAGTCTGTTTCTCCAGATCTTCAACCAGAAAAACCTACCTCTTCACAGCCAATACAAGTTCTATTCAGTAAAACTCGCGAACCTCCAACCTTCTTTCTAGCTGATCAAGGCAAGATTGATCAGTTGAGAGACAGAACAACTTGCGGTTCAGAACTCTCTGAAAGAAATCATGAGAATGCCAATAGTAACTATTCAGAGTCAGTTATTGCTTCTCATAGACCAAGTCCATATCCAATTGGTCCTCCCTCTGATGTGGGCAAGCCTTGGTGTCAGTCTGTTTCCTCTTGGGAAATGCCTGCTGTTAGCTTAAGCCAGAAATCAATGTCAGATCAAATGCACCAATATTTGAATTCATCAGCAACTTTGAGTAGGAGCTCGCTGTCGTCAACTCAGAGCCATGGGGTTTTTGGAGACCAACGGAAATATAACAGCAATTCTACATCTAACCCAAGCTTTGCAAGTGAAATGCCCAACCGAAATGGATTCTACCATGGGTCCTCATCAGGGTCCAAGGAACCATCAGTTCATCTTCCTTCGGGAAACTATGACTATTGGAACTGTGCAAGTACTAATAATGGAGCATCTGAGCACTTCATCAATCACAGTTCAGCAAAGTTCAATAAGAGTCCAAATTGTATGGACTTGAAGTCTGCTAGAGATTTGAACTTGAATGCATTGGACAGCTCATCTAACAAGGTGGGCATTGAGGTCATAGTTTTAGATAGAAAGCATGAGGATCATCTTGCAGCATTGCCTTGGCTTAAAGCTAAGCCTGCTTGTAAGTATGAGTGCACTGCAGGGATGGATTTGAATGCAGGGGGATCGACTTTCTTACAATCTTCACTGAATCAGTTATCAGATAAAAGTGAATTCGGAAAGGGTCCTAATCAAATAGCAGCTCAGAACATGAAATCGACTAAATGTTCCAATGTTGTTGAGACCAGTAGTATCCAAGGTGGTGACTCAAGTTGCAGAACAATTCTTGGCTTTCCAATATTTGAAAAGCCTCATGTTCCTAAGAATGAGTTTTCTTCCTTCCCCTCTTCTTCCTTGGCCCTTCCTCAGTTATCGGAAGAAGTGGAAGATAGCAAGAAAAATATGTTGCTTGATATAAACTTGCCTTGTGATCCAGCTGTACCTGACTTGGCTCAACAGACTGCAGAAGAAGTTGCCGTTGCTGCAAAAGAAGCAGATACAAAAGTTGCCAATTTCAGATTTCATATTGATTTGAACTCTTGCATCAGTGATGATGAAACTTCTATGCTGTCTTCTGTTCCAGGCTCCAGTGCAAAGGTGGTTGCAGGAATAGATTTGGAAGCCCCTGCAGTTCCTGAGAGTGAGGAGAATACCTTTTCCAGAGAAGAAAAGGCACATGAACTGCCTTTACAGCCAACAGAGCACAAAGCTGAAAGCCTGACGGATGAACTTATCAGAATAGCAGCCGATGCGATAGTGGCCATTTCATCATCAGGTTACCAGAATCATTTGGATGATGCCACTTGCAACCCACCTGAAGTTTCTGTGACAGATCCTCTTCATTGGTTTGTGGAGATAGTTTCATCATGTGGAGAGGATCTAGAGAGCAAATTTGATGCAGTTTTGAGAGCCAAAGATGGTGAAGATAATATGGAGACATCGTGGGAATTTATTGATTACTTTGAGTCGATGACTTTGAGATTGATAGAGACCAAGGAAGAAGATTACATGCCCAAGCCTTTGGTTCCAGAAAACCTTAAACTGGAAGATACAGGAACCACCACTGTACTGACACGAAGCCGAAGGGGGCAGGGAAGAAGAGGAAGGCAGCGGAGGGACTTCCAGAGGGACATTCTTCCTGGCCTTGGTTCACTATCAAGACACGAGGTAACAGAAGATCTTCAAACATTTGGAGGGATGATGAGAGCAACTGGCCATCCATGGCATTCAGGATTAACAAGAAGGAACTCCACTAGAAATGGTTGTGCAAGGGGGAGACGGCGCATGCAGGTTAGCCCCTTGCCTCTGGTGGCAGCAAGCCCACCTTGCACTCCACTAGTTCAGCAGCTTCATAATATTGAAGTGGGACTGGAGGATAGAAACCTAACAGGGTGGGGGAAGACAACCAGACGCCCCCGCCGGCAGAGATGCCCTGCAGGTAATCCCCCGTCTCACCCTTTAACCTAA
- the LOC118042987 gene encoding pentatricopeptide repeat-containing protein At2g03380, mitochondrial, producing the protein MYTQKMVKVTSQLHQNICKKPFYFGWINHGCATHQLPLDYPPQPHVHHQNMPLPPIHHNFFYSLCDNINTLMEMHAYLVVQGITRDLSCSTKLVSLYGSFGRLDLARLVFDTIPHPDFLSWKVIIRWYFLNSEFRDIVGFYNRMRVCLKECDNVVFSHVLKACSESRNFDEGRKVHCQIVKFGNPDSFVFTGLVDMYAKCGEIECSRSVFDENLDRNVFSWSSMIAGYVQNNLAQDGLVLFNRMREELIEANQITLGILVDACKKLGALHQGKWFHGYLIKCGIELGSYLVTALLDLYAKCGVVRDARSVFDELHDIDIVSWTAMIVGYTQNGCPEEALKLFLQKEQVGVLPNDVTIASVFSACSQLLNLNLGRSIHGLSIKLGSRDPIVTNSLVDFYAKCQMNRDARYVFETISDRDVVAWNSIISGFSQNGSAYEALELFHQMRMGSVLPDAVTLVSVLSACASLNALQVGSSFHAYAVKRGLLSSNVYVGTALLTFYAKCGDAESARVIFDGMDQKSIVTWSAMISGYGIQGNGRGSLSIFGDMLKAELKPNEEIFTSILSACSHTGMIGEGWRLFTMICQDYNLVPSTKHYTCMVDLLARAGRLKEALDFIQKMPVQPDVSLFGAFLHGCGLHSRFDLGELAIKRMVELHPGEACYYVLMCNLYASDARWSKLKQVRELMKQRGLMKTPGCSLMEMDVDHDFSFSRAASLA; encoded by the coding sequence ATGTACACACAAAAAATGGTAAAAGTAACCTCTCAATTACACCAAAACATCTGCAAAAAACCTTTCTACTTTGGATGGATAAATCACGGCTGTGCAACCCATCAACTGCCTTTAGACTACCCACCTCAGCCTCATGTACACCACCAAAATATGCCTTTGCCCCCAATACACCACAACTTTTTCTACAGTCTCTGCGATAACATCAATACTCTCATGGAAATGCACGCTTACCTCGTTGTTCAGGGCATCACTCGTGATCTTTCATGCAGCACCAAATTGGTTAGCTTGTATGGTTCTTTTGGCCGTCTTGATCTTGCACGCCTGGTGTTTGATACAATACCTCACCCAGACTTTCTTTCATGGAAAGTGATCATCAGATGGTATTTTTTGAACAGTGAGTTTCGAGATATTGTTGGGTTTTATAATCGTATGAGAGTGTGCTTAAAAGAGTGTGATAATGTTGTTTTCTCCCATGTTTTAAAGGCATGTAGCGAATCGCGAAATTTTGATGAAGGGAGGAAAGTGCACTGTCAAATTGTCAAGTTTGGGAATCCTGATAGTTTTGTGTTCACTGGTCTTGTGGATATGTATGCCAAGTGTGGGGAAATTGAGTGTTCTCGTTCTGTGTTTGATGAAAATCTTGATAGGAATGTGTTTTCTTGGAGCTCCATGATTGCTGGCTATGTACAGAATAATCTTGCTCAAGATGGGTTAGTTTTGTTTAATAGAATGAGAGAGGAGTTGATCGAGGCTAATCAAATTACATTAGGGATCTTAGTTGATGCATGTAAAAAGCTCGGAGCTTTGCATCAAGGGAAGTGGTTTCATGGATACTTGATTAAATGTGGTATCGAACTTGGTTCTTACTTGGTGACAGCTCTTCTAGACTTGTATGCAAAGTGTGGAGTCGTTAGAGATGCTAGGTCTGTATTTGATGAGCTGCATGATATTGATATTGTCTCGTGGACTGCTATGATCGTTGGGTACACCCAGAATGGCTGTCCTGAGGAGGCTTTGAAGTTGTTTTTGCAGAAGGAACAGGTTGGTGTCTTGCCTAATGACGTTACCATCGCAAGTGTGTTTTCAGCATGTTCACAGCTGCTGAACTTGAATCTAGGAAGATCAATTCATGGTCTGAGCATTAAGCTCGGGTCACGGGATCCTATTGTCACAAACTCTTTGGTGGATTTTTATGCTAAATGCCAAATGAATAGAGATGCTCGTTATGTATTTGAGACAATTTCAGATAGAGATGTGGTTGCCTGGAATTCCATTATTTCTGGGTTTTCTCAGAATGGTTCTGCATATGAAGCCCTTGAATTGTTTCACCAAATGAGAATGGGATCCGTCTTGCCTGATGCAGTCACCTTAGTGAGTGTCTTGTCAGCTTGTGCTTCCCTTAATGCTCTCCAAGTCGGTTCTTCTTTTCATGCTTACGCAGTAAAGAGAGGTCTTTTATCCTCTAATGTCTATGTTGGCACTGCGCTTTTGACCTTTTATGCCAAGTGTGGGGATGCTGAATCTGCTCGTGTTATTTTTGATGGTATGGACCAGAAGAGCATTGTCACATGGAGTGCAATGATTAGTGGCTATGGAATTCAGGGTAATGGTCGTGGATCCCTTTCAATTTTTGGTGATATGTTGAaggcagaattgaaacccaaTGAAGAGATCTTCACATCCATTTTATCTGCCTGTAGCCATACAGGGATGATTGGGGAAGGGTGGAGGCTTTTCACTATGATATGTCAGGACTACAACCTAGTGCCTTCAACGAAGCATTATACATGTATGGTTGACCTATTAGCTCGTGCTGGAAGGCTTAAGGAGGCATTGGACTTCATTCAGAAAATGCCAGTTCAACCAGATGTTAGCTTGTTTGGTGCATTTCTTCACGGTTGTGGACTCCATTCAAGGTTTGATCTTGGAGAGTTGGCAATCAAGAGGATGGTAGAGCTCCATCCTGGTGAAGCTTGTTACTATGTGCTAATGTGCAATCTGTATGCTTCGGATGCAAGATGGAGCAAGCTTAAACAGGTAAGAGAGTTGATGAAACAGAGAGGGTTGATGAAAACTCCAGGTTGTAGCCTGATGGAGATGGATGTTGATCATGACTTCTCCTTTTCTAGAGCTGCTTCTCTTGCATAG
- the LOC118042984 gene encoding uncharacterized protein, whose translation MEMDTDPPSQIKDKDLFKAAETGDSSTFKSLPPELLSKALSLQNDDGRSVLHVAASSGHPEVVKILSDIDQSSSAVVNGKDEEGWAPLHSAASIGNVEIVEILLSKGADVNLKNDGGRAALHYAASKGWLEIAQLLISHGAKINIKDKVGCTPLHRAASTGNSELCELLIEEGAEVDAVDKAGQTPLMSAVICSNKEVALLLIRHGADVDVEDKEGYTVLGRASEDFRPILIDAAKAMLEG comes from the exons atggaaATGGACACCGATCCTCCTAGCCAAATCAAAGACAAAGACCTTTTCAAGGCAGCAGAGACAGGTGATTCTTCGACCTTCAAATCCCTTCCACCAGAACTCCTCTCCAAAGCCCTCTCTCTCCAAAACGACGACGGCCGCTCTGTCCTGCACGTCGCCGCCTCTTCTGGTCACCCTGag GTGGTGAAAATACTATCAGATATTGATCAATCAAGTAGCGCAGTGGTAAATGGTAAAGATGAGGAAGGTTGGGCCCCACTTCATTCTGCTGCTAGCATCGGAAATGTTGAGATTGTTGAAATTCTGTTAAGCAAAG GAGCTGAtgttaatttgaaaaatgatgGCGGGCGCGCTGCTCTTCACTATGCTGCTAGCAAGGGATGGTTGGAGATTGCTCAGCTTTTGATCTCGCATGGTGCAAAGATCAATATCAAAGACAAG GTTGGTTGTACTCCGTTGCATCGAGCAGCAAGTACAGGGAACTCAGAGTTGTGTGAACTCTTAATCGAGGAAGGAGCAGAGGTTGATGCTGTTGATAAAGCTGGTCAAACTCCTCTCATGAGTGCAGTTATTTGCAGTAACAAAGAG GTGGCTCTCCTTCTAATTCGACATGGAGCAGATGTGGATGTGGAAGACAAGGAAGGATACACTGTGCTGGGTCGAGCTTCGGAAGACTTTAGGCCAATTCTGATTGATGCTGCTAAGGCTATGCTTGAAGGATGA
- the LOC118042985 gene encoding uncharacterized protein: MYQRVPTAVTTRGGSPTDNGYSVVTLDQVPRWSDAESRSSFNYDNEDPSFTHSYFPDPLTAHPEGESSSYGMVSRFPVDHEINSKIYLWRGHPWNLEVDAVVNSTNENLDEAHSSPGLHAAAGPGLAEECMTLGGCRTGMAKVTNGYDLPVRRIIHTVGPKYAVKYHTAAENALSHCYRSCLELLIENGLQSIAMGCIYTESKNYPREPAAHVAIRTVRRFLEKQKDKITAVVFCTTTSTDTEIYKRLLPLYFPRDKHEEEVAISKLPADVGDENGETIIDERKIRIKPLPKKNIPRPLQPPADLPVSDVGLVRRNSSYLDSYLDPAFMSLIKDPDQRRKEQWEKSAQAQSGWNCAKMLGFGDLGGPPLSAAEEYSLHSRYLAKANSLNLSEIAEMKIVYRGGVDSEGHPVMVVVGAHFLLRCLDLERFVLHVIKEFEPLIQKPYTIVYFHSAASLQFQPDMGWMRRLQQILGRKHQRNLHAIYVLHPNFHLKTTIFALQVFVDNVTWKKVVYVDRLLQLFRYVPREQLTIPDFVFQHDLEVNGGKGLIVDPRTKYVYHRP; this comes from the exons ATGTACCAGCGTGTGCCTACAGCTGTGACAACCCGAGGTGGGTCGCCTACTGATAACGGGTATTCAGTTGTGACTTTGGATCAAGTTCCGCGATGGAGTGATGCAGAGAGTAGATCTTCCTTCAATTATGATAATGAAGACCCTTCATTTACACATTCATATTTCCCTGATCCTTTAACGGCTCATCCTGAGGGGGAAAGTAGTAGTTATGGGATGGTATCGAGATTTCCAGTTGATCATGAGATCAACTCAAAGATATATTTATGGAGGGGACACCCTTGGAATCTTGAGGTGGATGCTGTTGTGAATTCTACAAATGAG AATCTGGATGAGGCACACAGCAGTCCTGGTCTGCATGCAGCAGCTGGACCTGGTCTTGCAGAAGAATGCATGACACTG GGTGGATGTCGAACAGGGATGGCAAAAGTTACTAATGGATATGACCTTCCAGTTAG GAGAATTATCCATACTGTTGGTCCTAAGTATGCAGTGAAATATCATACTGCCGCAGAGAACGCTTTGAGTCACTGCTATCGCTCTTGCCTTGAGCTTCTCATTGAGAATGGGCTTCAAAG CATCGCTATGGGGTGTATATATACAGAGTCTAAAAACTATCCACGTGAACCAGCTGCTCATGTGGCTATAA GGACTGTCCGGCGTTTTCTTGAGAAGCAGAAAGATAAGATTACAGCTGTTGTTTTTTGTACTACCACATCAACTGATACTGAAATATATAAAAG ATTACTTCCACTGTACTTTCCTCGAGATAAACATGAGGAAGAGGTGGCCATCTCAAAACTTCCTGCTGATGTTGGAGACGAGAATGGTGAGACGATAATAGATGAACGCAAAATCAGAATAAAGCCTTTGCCCAAGAAAAATATTCCAAGACCTCTCCAACCCCCAGCTGACCTTCCTGTCAGTGATGTTGGCTTGGTACGAAG GAATTCATCGTACTTGGATTCGTATTTGGATCCTGCCTTCATGTCCTTGATTAAGGATCCAGATCAGAGACGCAAGGAGCAATGGGAAAAGAGTGCACAAGCACAAAGTGGATGGAATTGTGCCAAAATGCTTGGATTCGGTGATCTTGGAGGCCCTCCATTGTCTGCTGCTGAAGAATATTCTCTTCATTCAAGATACCTAGCTAAAGCAAATTCTCTTAATCTTTCTGAAATTGCAGAAATGAAAATTGT TTACCGTGGTGGGGTAGATAGCGAGGGCCATCCTGTGATGGTTGTTGTGGGAGCGCATTTTTTGCTACGATGTCTTGATCTAGAGCGATTTGTGCTTCATGTGATTAAG GAATTTGAGCCCTTGATACAGAAGCCTTATACGATTGTGTATTTTCACTCTGCAGCCTCTTTGCAATT TCAACCAGACATGGGATGGATGCGAAGATTACAGCAAATACTTGGCCGGAAACACCAGCGAAATCTGCAT GCAATATATGTTCTTCACCCGAATTTTCACCTGAAGACCACAATTTTCGCTCTGCAAGTATTTGTTGATAATGtg ACCTGGAAGAAAGTGGTATACGTGGATCGGCTTCTGCAGCTGTTCAGATATGTTCCTCGTGAGCAGTTGACCATCCCCGACTTTGTCTTCCA GCATGATCTAGAAGTGAATGGAGGAAAGGGTCTTATTGTGGACCCTAGAACAAAATATGTGTATCATCGACCGTAG
- the LOC118042983 gene encoding uncharacterized protein, whose translation MKILSQPLFQISSTKFIVCENPKINHRKRIETRVGFNETPKNLSWFASLPSCQVTYKSLPLVVSVALLLSATPAKAGIMSGFSGIESIPGPQLPQIDFLSRFNEENQKKYAEADEKFKSSPILKQLLERSKLNKEKNRQEIQDKYCIRGAEWGVGDCSAEGMSPEDRENFIAMLKQKAGMK comes from the exons ATGAAGATCCTCTCCCAACCTCTCTTTCAGATTTCATCTACCAAATTCATCGTCTGTGAGAACCCCAAGATCAACCATCGAAAGAGAATAGAAACAAGAGTCGGGTTCAATGAAACGCCGAAGAATTTATCTTGGTTTGCTTCTTTACCATCTTGCCAAGTGACTTACAAGTCTCTTCCTTTGGTTGTTTCAGTTGCTTTGCTTCTCTCAGCAACTCcag CTAAAGCTGGAATTATGTCGGGATTTTCTGGAATAGAATCAATTCCTGGTCCCCAGTTACCTCAAATTGACTTTCTTAGCCGTTTCAATG AAGAAAACCAGAAGAAATACGCAGAAGCTGATGAGAAATTCAAATCATCTCCCATTCTCAAGCAGCTACTTGAGCGATCCAAGCTGAACAAAGAAAA AAACCGGCAAGAAATTCAAGACAAGTATTGCATACGAGGGGCAGAATGGGGCGTTGGAGATTGTTCAGCAGAAGGCATGTCACCGGAAGATAGAGAGAACTTCATCGCTATGCTAAAGCAGAAGGCAGGAATGAAATAG
- the LOC118042982 gene encoding nodulin-related protein 1: protein MDLLPKDKRTGHDRQPTTSELFSSAKLVAGAAQASFGNEGDKIDRAKVAGAAEDLLEAASKYGKLDQEKGMGQLLEKAETYLHQYHSNTLPTATPSTTGSGDTAPVDKKETSAPPSTRVDDDQSGSGLGGAFKMAQGFFK from the coding sequence ATGGATTTACTTCCCAAGGACAAACGAACCGGGCATGACCGTCAACCCACGACCTCTGAGCTTTTCTCAAGTGCCAAGCTAGTGGCTGGGGCAGCTCAAGCCTCGTTCGGCAACGAAGGAGACAAAATAGACAGGGCCAAGGTTGCTGGTGCTGCAGAAGATCTTCTTGAAGCTGCCTCTAAGTACGGAAAGCTGGATCAAGAGAAAGGCATGGGCCAGCTATTAGAAAAGGCTGAGACTTATCTCCACCAGTACCATTCTAATACCCTGCCCACCGCCACCCCGAGCACTACTGGTTCCGGCGACACAGCCCCTGTTGACAAAAAAGAAACTTCAGCCCCGCCTTCAACTCGTGTTGACGATGACCAGTCTGGAAGTGGGCTCGGAGGAGCTTTCAAGATGGCTCAAGGATTCTTCAAGTAG
- the LOC118042986 gene encoding clp protease adapter protein ClpF, chloroplastic, with amino-acid sequence MVQGASLTCLAASVNGGVYGLIIPQWRRHSNLLRKTHAVSGFDSQCPLHHCLQGLHFMGNPNTLKRRNLRVEAGWLFNKGGEQELDASSERSESANEDILIFFFQLDLATRVQYALNVEQYDIAQQLRNKLTEVEGEVIRQQEAKRGSSSKSEAQDKAISIIRLRADLQNAIENENYAVAAELRDQISELEAESLAASAKALVYENAQYAFRLGQKVKHKTFGYQAVVCGMDPICCESSSWMETAQVEKLARGSSQPFYQVLVDVHEDPNLLVAYVPEENLVAPEKPDMGRFDHPYTSFLFYGMDAAGDFIPIKQLREKYNRPRHEVPMDPPDDDSGGGADA; translated from the exons ATGGTGCAAGGTGCGTCGTTAACTTGTCTAGCAGCTTCAGTAAACGGTGGAGTTTATGGATTGATCATACCGCAGTGGAGGAGGCATTCCAACCTACTGAGGAAAACTCATGCCGTTTCTGGGTTTGATAGCCAATGCCCTTTACATCACTGCCTTCAAGGTTTACACTTTATGGGTAACCCTAACACATTAAAACGAAGAAATTTAAGGGTTGAAGCTGGATGGCTGTTCAACAAAGGGGGTGAGCAGGAGCTGGACGCAAGCTCTGAACGTAGTGAGAGTGCGAATGAAGATATactgattttctttttccagtTAGATTTGGCCACTCGAGTCCAG tatgctttgaatGTGGAGCAGTATGACATTGCACAACAACTTAGAAACAAGCTTACAGAG GTTGAAGGTGAGGTCATTAGGCAGCAGGAAGCGAAGAGAGGATCATCTTCAAAGAGTGAAGCTCAAGATAAGGCTATAAGTATCATACGACTACG TGCAGACCTCCAGAATGCAATTGAGAACGAGAATTATGCAGTGGCAGCTGAATTACGAGATCAAATTTCAGAACTGGAAGCAGAATCTTTGGCTGCATCTGCAAAAGCTCTGGTATATGAAAATGCACAGTATGCATTTCGTTTAGGGCAGAAAGTGAAGCACAAAACTTTTG GCTATCAAGCTGTGGTTTGTGGAATGGATCCAATATGCTGTGAGTCAAGTTCATGGATGGAAACAGCACAGGTTGAAAAGTTAGCTCGTGGTTCTAGTCAGCCATTTTATCAG GTTTTGGTTGATGTACATGAGGATCCCAATCTACTGGTGGCATATG TTCCCGAGGAAAATTTGGTTGCTCCTGAGAAACCAGACATG GGAAGGTTTGATCATCCCTATACATCATTTCTATTCTATGGGATGGATGCAGCAGGGGATTTTATCCCAATCAAACAGCTGCGTGAAAAGTACAATAGGCCTAGGCATGAAGTGCCAATGGATCCACCAGATGACGATAGCGGTGGTGGTGCTGATGCTTAA